A stretch of Pygocentrus nattereri isolate fPygNat1 chromosome 8, fPygNat1.pri, whole genome shotgun sequence DNA encodes these proteins:
- the pcdh11 gene encoding protocadherin-11 X-linked isoform X3 → MDVASEAHVLVLFLTCLVSLCCAQEKDYTVKEEQPENVRIGNLRKDLDLNLDPNIKLSSALQFKPVYKTGDVPLVRVEASTGEIFTTANRIDREKLCSGVFNEKRCFYEIEVAVLPDEIFRLVKIRFLIEDINDNAPLFQSTVINISIPENTAINNRYPVPSAFDPDVGINGIQHYELVKSVSEFGLDIIETPEGDKWPQLIVQQNLDRETKDTFVMKIKVEDGGNPPKSSTAILQVTVSDVNDNRPVFKDSEVEVNVPENAPMGTSVTQLHATDADLGSNAQIHFSFSNQISPATKRHFAIDSSTGLITVKQPLDRESNPVHKLIVHASDGSTTPSRATVIVNVTDVNDNVPSIDTRYIMNPINGTVLLSENAPLNTKIALITVTDRDADLNGKVTCYTDHDVPFRLKPVFNDQFLLETAAPLDYETTREYAIKIVASDSGKPPLNTSAMVLIKIKDENDNAPVFPQPEIQLSIPENNDPGTQLIKISATDADSGSNALIIYSLGPDAPDGFNIDSRSGILSVSKRLDREKQEKYSFTVIARDNGSNPLQSNVTVKLIVQDQNDNSPAFTHPEYNFYVPENLPLYGTVGLITVTDADAGDNAVVTLSIINGKDNFIIDPKTGVIKPNITFDREQQSSYTFVVKAVDGGLAQTTSYAKVTINVVDVNDNRPVFVMPPSNYSYDLVPFTTSPGSVVTRVFAIDNDTGMNAELQYSIIGGSSRGLFAIDKTTGNITLQEKIANADQGLHRLVVKVKDLGQPESLHAIALVHLFVNDTVSNATFIQEQVRKSMETPLDRNVEDNDVIPQTSGYVIVVIAIIAGTMTVILVIFVTALVRCRQTPRHKVVQKGKQSGEWVSPNQEGRQIKKKKKKKKRSPKNLLLNFVTIEESKSEDPTHEHINGTLDLPVELEEQTMGKYNWATTPTTFKPDSPDLAKHYKSASPQPTFQIKPETPVAPKKHHVIQELPLDNTFVVGCDSLSKCSSSSSDPYSVSECSCQGSFKPAGQIHTRQETALKPPLYGTLCGTGTARSHRIKINL, encoded by the exons ATGGACGTGGCGAGCGAGGCCCATGTTCTGGTGCTTTTCCTCACCTGCCTGGTGTCACTGTGCTGCGCCCAGGAGAAGGACTACACGGTGAAAGAGGAACAGCCCGAGAATGTGCGCATTGGAAATCTGCGCAAAGACCTGGACCTGAACCTGGACCCCAACATTAAGCTGTCTTCAGCCCTGCAGTTCAAACCGGTCTATAAGACAGGCGATGTGCCTTTGGTGAGGGTGGAGGCCAGCACAGGGGAAATCTTCACCACTGCTAATCGAATCGACCGGGAGAAGCTTTGTTCTGGAGTCTTCAACGAGAAGCGTTGCTTCTACGAGATAGAGGTGGCCGTGTTGCCAGATGAGATTTTTCGACTGGTCAAGATCCGCTTCCTCATCGAAGACATCAATGACAACGCACCCCTGTTCCAGTCTACTGTCATCAACATATCTATTCCTGAGAATACAGCAATCAACAACCGGTATCCAGTCCCCTCTGCCTTTGACCCTGACGTCGGGATCAATGGGATCCAGCACTACGAACTTGTCAAG agtgtgagtgagtttggCCTGGACATCATTGAAACTCCAGAGGGAGACAAGTGGCCCCAACTTATAGTCCAGCAGAACCTGGATCGAGAAACAAAGGACACCTTTGTGATGAAAATCAAAGTGGAAGATGGTGGCAACCCTCCAAAGTCCAGCACAGCCATTCTCCAGGTCACTGTCTCAGATGTGAATGACAATCGTCCAGTTTTCAAGGACAGTGAAGTGGAGGTGAACGTGCCTGAGAATGCCCCAATGGGGACATCAGTCACACAACTTCATGCCACCGATGCTGATTTGGGCTCCAATGCCCAGATCCACTTTTCCTTCAGCAACCAAATCTCCCCAGCTACCAAACGACACTTTGCGATCGACAGCTCCACTGGATTGATTACCGTCAAGCAACCACTGGACAGAGAATCCAACCCAGTCCACAAGCTTATCGTCCATGCCAGTGATGGCAGCACCACCCCTTCAAGGGCTACTGTGATAGTAAATGTAACGGATGTTAACGACAATGTTCCGTCTATAGACACTCGGTATATAATGAACCCTATTAATGGCACTGTATTGTTATCTGAAAATGCCCCTCTAAACACAAAAATAGCTCTAATTACTGTGACTGACAGAGATGCTGACCTTAATGGTAAAGTGACATGTTACACCGATCATGACGTACCCTTTCGGTTGAAGCCAGTTTTTAACGACCAGTTCTTGCTGGAAACCGCAGCACCCTTAGATTATGAGACTACTCGAGAGTATGCAATTAAGATAGTTGCTTCGGATTCAGGGAAGCCTCCTTTGAACACTTCCGCAATGGTCCTCATTAAAATCAAGGATGAGAATGATAATGCCCCAGTTTTCCCTCAGCCAGAGATTCAGCTGTCCATCCCAGAGAACAATGATCCTGGCACACAGCTGATAAAGATCAGTGCCACAGATGCAGACAGTGGTTCTAATGCCCTGATTATTTATTCCCTTGGCCCAGATGCACCTGATGGCTTTAACATAGACTCGCGATCTGGCATCCTCTCTGTCAGCAAGCGGCTGGatagagaaaaacaagaaaagtatTCCTTCACAGTCATTGCCAGGGATAATGGTTCTAACCCACTGCAGAGCAATGTCACCGTGAAGCTAATTGTCCAAGACCAAAATGACAACAGTCCAGCCTTCACCCATCCTGAATACAATTTCTATGTGCCTGAAAACTTGCCTCTGTACGGCACAGTTGGTTTGATCACAGTTACTGATGCAGATGCCGGCGATAACGCTGTGGTCACTCTCTCAATCATAAATGGGAAGGACAATTTTATTATCGACCCCAAAACTGGTGTGATCAAACCAAATATTACGTTTGACAGGGAGCAGCAAAGTTCCTACACATTTGTAGTCAAGGCCGTGGATGGAGGACTGGCTCAGACAACTTCATATGCCAAGGTTACTATAAACGTCGTTGATGTCAATGACAATCGGCCAGTGTTTGTCATGCCCCCCTCCAATTACTCCTATGACCTCGTCCCTTTCACAACCAGCCCTGGCTCAGTGGTGACCAGAGTGTTTGCCATTGACAACGACACTGGCATGAATGCAGAGCTGCAGTACAGCATCATTGGAGGGTCATCAAGAGGACTGTTTGCTATTGACAAAACTACAGGAAACATTACCCTGCAGGAGAAGATTGCAAATGCTGATCAAGGCCTCCATAGGTTGGTGGTGAAGGTCAAAGACTTGGGCCAGCCAGAATCCCTGCATGCAATTGCCCTGGTTCACTTGTTTGTGAACGATACTGTATCCAACGCCACATTCATTCAAGAGCAAGTGCGCAAAAGCATGGAGACTCCTTTGGACAGAAATGTTGAGGACAATGATGTCATTCCTCAGACCAGTGGCTATGTGATTGTTGTCATAGCCATAATTGCTGGGACTATGACTGTCATATTGGTGATTTTTGTGACTGCTTTGGTTCGTTGTCGACAGACACCTAGACACAAAGTTGTTCAGAAGGGCAAGCAGAGTGGCGAGTGGGTGTCACCAAACCAGGAGGGCCGTCAgattaaaaagaagaagaagaaaaagaagaggtcCCCCAAGAACCTGCTGTTGAACTTTGTGACCATTGAAGAATCCAAGTCTGAAGACCCTACTCATGAGCACATCAATGGCACCTTGGACCTCCCAGTTGAGCTTGAGGAGCAGACAATGGGGAAGTATAACTGGGCCACCACGCCAACCACCTTTAAACCTGACAGCCCTGACTTAGCCAAGCATTACAAGTCGGCCTCTCCCCAGCCTACCTTTCAGATCAAACCAGAGACCCCAGTGGCTCCTAAGAAGCACCATGTGATTCAGGAGCTCCCCTTGGACAACACATTCGTAGTTGGCTGTGACTCACTCTCCAAATGCTCCTCCAGCAGCTCCGACCCCTACAGCGTCTCAGAGTGCAGCTGTCAAGGGAGCTTCAAGCCAGCCGGGCAAATCCACACCCGACAG GAGACGGCACTGAAACCACCACTCTATGGCACACTCTGTGGCACAGGTACAGCTCGCTCCCACAGGATAAAAATCAATCTCTAG